The Anastrepha ludens isolate Willacy chromosome X, idAnaLude1.1, whole genome shotgun sequence genome includes a window with the following:
- the LOC128869889 gene encoding 52 kDa repressor of the inhibitor of the protein kinase-like — translation MASGQCPNTIIGIIQTTLGEINSWATGCGLSLNRRKTELMLSTTKYKLSLPLSRELQKVNLDLVQAMDLAKDLREEVKKIREKKDAFSAIYEASKKIAENLDIEIKHKRIARRQKNRANPEVQSTEDYFRATAFNPFLDFYIMDLGEGFTKHENILEGFSALFKHDLNEIDKVADKFIKTVEFYQEFLTTKPHAVLVELKVWKRYLIRKGDIKPGNSLDALDHCPEEKFPNINALLRILATLPVSTFTAERTFSSLKRIKTILRNPTKEDRLNGLTTLAIHHDIPITADEVIDELSKKSRKLDFLL, via the exons ATGGCATCAGGGCAGTGTCCTAACACAATCATTGGGATCATCCAAACGACGCTAGGTGAGATCAACTCCTGGGCTACAGGCTGTGGATTAAGTTTGAACCGACGTAAAACAGAGCTTATGCTTTCTACCACTAAATACAAG CTTTCGTTGCCTTTGAGTCGTGAATTGCAAAAGGTTAATTTAGATTTGGTCCAAGCCATGGATCTCGCCAAAGATTTGCGCGAGGAAGTAAAAAAGATTCGCGAAAAAAAAGACGCTTTTTCTGCAATTTACGAAgcttcgaaaaaaattgctgaaaaccTTGACATTGAGATCAAACACAAAAGAATAGCGCGCAGACAAAAAAATCGAGCAAATCCTGAAGTTCAAAGCACGGAAGACTATTTTCGTGCGACAGCGTTCAATCCTTTTCTAGATTTTTACATCATGGATCTTGGAGAAGGATTTACCAAAcatgaaaatatattagaagGATTTTCGGCCCTATTCAAGCATGATTTGAACGAAATCGACAAAGTAGCTGATAAATTCATCAAAACAGTCGAGTTTTACCAGGAATTTCTCACTACGAAGCCACATGCTGTTCTTGTCGAATTAAAAGTGTGGAAGAGATATTTAATTCGTAAAGGCGATATCAAACCTGGAAACTCATTGGATGCACTTGATCATTGTCCAGAAGAAAAATTTCCGAATATCAATGCGTTGCTAAGGATATTAGCTACTTTACCCGTATCAACATTTACTGCGGAACGCACTTTCTCTAGTTTGAAACGGATAAAGACGATTTTGAGAAACCCGACAAAAGAA gatCGCCTGAACGGATTGACTACTCTAGCTATTCATCATGATATTCCAATCACAGCTGATGAAGTCATAGATGAGTTATCGAAAAAATCCCGGAAACTTGATTTTCTTCTGTAA